ttggcctaataaggcttaatctcgttttaaTGATAGCAAATTAAggatacttaacatgtttgtttgagttaagtTTCAGTGCTCAAGtgtttttatgaaatcaagtTCGTATGTTTGAAGAGATTGAATGAAGTTTGCATTTAAAGCTATGAGTCATGATGGATGTAAAGCATATTGAAGATTTGATTAAAGCTTGGACAAAGTGTGGAAGCTataagacatgaagacttaggctCTTAGATAGTTTTTATCTTATTAAAGTCTCATCTAAGTActtcaaattttaatattgatgattgaaactcttaggaaatatcatggacttaaagacctatttttatacatggaaaatattttcataaggcctcaattaagttttctaagttataaatttaagttttggaaccaaactttgaaaaacaaagtgTGGCTTAATGGTCAGGCAACTGATGATATATCATCAGGTGACTGACAGACTATTGACTTTGTAAATAAGCAAATAGAACATAAACAAGCGACTAACCTATCGAGACTAGTCGATTGCCCCAGTACTGACTTTCAGAATGTGCTATTTTTTAaagagttcaggcgactgaccctactGCCTAGTCGATTGAAgtctatgttttaaattattaacAATGCTaatattgtttccaaaatttGCATGAATGGTTTCCAAATTCAGAGAAAAATTGGGGAAAACATTTAGAAACCCTTATgcactatatatacatattattctCACATATTAGTGCAACTCAAGGCACACATACGAATTCAAAATTGGTGTTGTACtactaaaatattttctaaaaggGTTGATGTGTTGTTCTTACTGAAACTCACAAAAATCTGATTCGTTCTATTGAAATCCACACTCTATAATTAGATTACTGGTGATAAACTTTCGAGCTCCATCTTCTTTATTGATTTCTTTGAAGTATATTGATTCCAACGTATACTAATTTGCTCTTTTTGATGAGTATTCTATTGTACAAATAATCTTACTTTGTTTGTTTTGTTATTGATGGTTCAAGGATTTGAATCATTGCCTAGAGAGAGGATttttctcgttagagaggcggcTCCACCTTGATCGGAGAGAGGTTTACTTCAGCTGGTAATgaagtggaaaggaaaatccttaaagtgggttgcttgaggcaaggatgtaggctactagctgaaccttataaaaaatttggtgttcaactcttcttcccttactctttaaatttttgcAAGATATAACTTGCGTGCATGTTTGATATTCTTTGAGAACTTTCTGAATATTTgagaacttgctgaatatttgaAAACCTACTGAAAATTGGAAACTTGGTGAATATTGAGAATTTGCTGAATATTTGGAATTGTGACTGAACCAAGTAGTTATTTTTAAGATTGATTTAAGTTGTTGGATTAAAAATCGTGTTGAGATATAATATCTAAATTTTGGGCTGAATTAACTGAAGTAAAGTATTTGGGATTGATCATTCTATTGAAACTTAAAGTTGTAAAAGAAAATCCAAGTTGCACTACTAAATTtgtgtttttgaaaagatcattgaCTATTGTTGAAAATCAAATTCTGAATTGATAAATTGAATTATTTGAAGTTTGAGTATTGGAttatattttcagatttcatATTCATACCTAAGATTCCCGTTTGGTATAGTATGGTTGCTATTTAGATATTGAGATTGTGGTTGTATAAGTTTAAATTAAAAAGGGTTAAGGTAATCTGAATTTccactaataaaatttttaattacccaatttacccccttcTTGAGAATACACCTTTAATCTCACACCTTTTAGGCCTTCTGGAGctagttatatatatgtgtgtgtgtgtgtgtgtgtgtgtgtattttgatGCATACATTttattgtttaaaatatttttaaacaataaaaattaaaataaatgtgcATAAAAAACAAGATAGAATCGAAAAATATGATTCATattcaataattttcataatGTGTGTCTACATTTTTAAGAAACACATGATGAtgcataaaaaattaaatgatttttGTCTACCTAAAGTACTCTTAGAAAATTATTGTTTAAATCGAAAATGAATGATGGTATCACTAATCTTTGATAACTTAAATGATTATATTTAAGATATAAACACTCACAATGATCTTAACTCTTtctataatattaattttttaacttATTAAAAAAATAGAGACATTATTGGCATATTTAGAAAATGTTATTGTCCCTctataattatttttctaatGTTGTTCTAATGACAATTtgatcatttattttttttattttataaaaaatataaatgtataatgtgataaaaaaaattataacacaaATTAGCATAAAATTTTTAGCATgtaggattaaaaaaaaaaaagatttgtcTATTTGCTTCTTAGttcattaatttatatatttgatttagagTTAATTTTAAACATAcattattttacatatatatatatatatatatatatatatatttaaaagtaCTTTCTCTTTAATCGTCACTACTCACattgtcttttattttttaaaaattttcaatgacataaaatagtaaaaaaaataaattaaaatattaattttatatatcaATAAGTAATTTTAGATTTAAATATAATGTTTATTAATATATAATCACAATTTTGACAAGATCAGTCTTGACTCACTTAGTTCCATTTTAAACTCAATTGATAAATGAGCTGAACATAAAGAAAGTTAAGCTTAGCTCATTTAGTTAACGATCCTAACTCGATCTTGATTTTAAGAGTTCGTTTATTAAACGAGATTAGCTTGAACATGTTATAACTCAACTGACTCGATTGCACCACTAGATAAGAGTCATAAGACTAGCATGACCCTCCCTACAAAGTTGGAGCATATATAAAAGACATTTTCGATTTATTTCTAGGAAAAAAAAACCTCAGGCCTATTTAGTCGTGAAAAGGATTTTCTATGTGCtaaatttcaatttttcaaagaattataagttttaaccaatttttaaagttttcaagatttgtattaaaaagaCAAGATtttgtttaaatatgtaaaataattttaaatattgaattttaaagttatttttttctttctctttggaTTGATATCTTTTTATACTTTTAAATTACCtttaaattattttgttaattaaaTATTGGCAATAAAATATAAGCTACATTGTACCCTGGGATATAAGTTCAAAATTTTTCTCAAGTAATTCTTTTATTATGAACATTGAAAATATTGTCTTGTTTTAATTGATTTGTTTCAATAATATTAATAAACATCTTTACGGTTTTATTCTCTCATAAATATTGAACCATTAatacatttttttaaatatttttttgtgaaaaataaacatataattcTATTTAaagatattaaatatttaatggTTACAAActtagatttatttttttttaaatatttaatcagAATTAAATCATGTCAGACTTCTATTCACACATCAtgaagtgaaaaaaataaaataaaataaaataataaacatcATAAATCTAATCTAATAGTGCTCAtgtataattataattattttaaaattagttaataataagttatatttttttttaatatttaattttgtaaTATCTTAAAATACCATCAATCGATTGACATATAAAAtagttaattaaattataaaataaaaaaaattactccaaacaaaacaaaaaacaaaaaactaaaacTATAAGAACAAAAACAAACATGCATACGCAGAGGACACCAGAACAgggaagaagaagacgaagaagaaggaAACTTGCACTACTCCTCCCCCTGTTCTCGACACTTGCACGTCTGGCATCTCTTCACCTGTATTCTTTCTTCACTAGCAAGCCCTAGGGATTATATCTAAGTTAATCCCTGCACTTTTATGGGCCATCGCCGCTTCCCTTACTCTCTTCAACTGGAATCATCACAACCTAAGGTTTTTTGAAGCAGTTTACAGAGTTACTGCACGCCCTCTGTCTCTCTGCAATGGATTTCCCACGACTCGTCGGATTGTTGAGATTGGCATGGGTTGCTGGAACGCTGCCCATTCTCATAGCTCTGATGCCTTCTTATGGGCTCAGTTCGTTTCGCGAGGTTCTGTTGGGGTTTGCGAAGAGAGGGAAGACCATGCAGTCGTCCTCCCATGTAAGTTGAAGATCGTTCACCGagagatttttcttttctttttcggTTTTGGTTTTTGTATTTTCCTTTCAAATTTAACTTACGACACTATTAGTGGATTTAGGGTTACCTTTATGAATGGAAGTGTGCTATACTGAAGGATTACACTCcgcttggaaaaaaaaaaaaaaaatgaagttcgCTTAATTTGCAATAAATCATTACGCGGAATTCATTTGCGAACGAATTCATGTGTTTGGAGGCAGAACGACCCAAATGAATTCGCCGCTTTGCCTGACCTATTAGATTTTGACCACCCTTCCTGCGCCTGTCTGGTCCGATCGTTTAGCCGCTCTTTCTAAGAGACGGGAATGTAACCACGAGTCATTTTCCTTGGCTAACAATAATTTGGCGGGCGGACGTGGACAGCGCGGTAGTCATTTTGAGCAGATTTGATCAGTCAGAGGGAATCCGAGGCGTTGGTGTACAAAATAAACCCACTCTATCTGCTGGGTTACGGGCAGGCATTTTACGATAGGGCGGCATAATTCAACTGAATTCTTATGTTTGAGTATGATTTATTAGCGAAAATGTATTTTGATTGTCATGTCAAACATATTATAATGGCAGGTCATACTGTATTGTTATTTAGGAGACTGGGGAAAGGGGGGAATTGTTGTCTACATTATTATACTATTATAATTTCTCTTTTTATtcattattgaaaataaaatgcATCTTATCTCTCTGATTCTATCAAGCTAAACTTTACTACAATGTTAAATTGTAGAGATTCACTGTTCCTCAAAAGTTCTTTCTTCATTTCTACGTGGTGGCTGTGGTGTGGACAACATTCTTGGTTCTTGTAACATCGTTCTATGCCTATAAAATGGTGCCATTGGTTTCTGAGCCATTGGATTACTCAACCATTGCTAGCGAATTGGCTGGAGGCTCACATATCTCTTCATTGTACGAATCTCAATCAATCCGGGGAAAACTGATAAACAGCGTCTGGCAATCTCTGTTTCTACTTCTGTTAATGGAAGTTCAAGTGTTAAGGCGCCTTTATGAGtcaatatttgtattaaactacaGCCCATCTGCTCGGATGCACATTTCTGGCTATCTAACGGGCATGTTGTAAGTTTCATGGatattttcttattattgatTCTCTTCCTGCCATATTCTTCACTGCTAATTTTGTGAGTGGAGTGGGTGATGCCTGGGAATTATTGGATCAGGTAATATTAATCTCTTCGTCTTAAAAATGGAAGTCTTGTGATGAAATATCCTATCTTTTAGCACATGCTTATGCTTAACGTTTACTTCAAACATGCTTTCATATGTATGTCATGATGTGCTTATTGTTAAATTTGATCCATTTGACTGAGAAAGCTTGTGGTTCGAAAGTTAAAAGCTTGCAGATTTCTATAACTTTGCACATTGTAGTTGCTTTTCTAATCCTGCCAATATGTTGaataaatttatggatttttAGTAAAGGTATTCCTTCATATGCGGTATGCGATTTCAAAGTTTCTTCTCTTGAAAGTTCTTCTTTGCAGCACTACAGCTCCCTATTAAAAGAATATTATTTGCATTttgatatatacatatacttttgtTGCTTGGCATACATTGTGTACACCTAAACTATTTAGTTCACTCTTTTGTTGCATGTGATAGTATGTTTTATTTATGCATTGCTATTGCCAATTTATCCACTAGGGTGTCTTCTAGATGAATAAATGCAAATTTTCACCATTTTGCAATCAAGTGACCAGTTTGCATGGAGATATCCAAACTGCGAAGCATTGATGGATTGGAAAGTGACATGTGAAGCTTTGCAGTGGCACTTAAGTGCATGGAGAAACTCTGATTtgattcctatttactcatgctaTACCTGAAAATCTGTTTTTGCAGAATTGTTATCCCTCTTATATGTAGCAAGTTTTATTAGTCAATATTGTGATTTTACGGGTTGGAGAAGTCGTAGTGGTTGTTAATACCATTTGAGAGCTTACATTATGGAGTTTGGACATGATGAATATGATTCTTCTTGATTTTATTCCCATCCAAATAGAAACATTTGAGCTTGGTTCCTATTGTCTATGATTCTTTCTCATTGTTGTGAATTTGATGTCCACGGCATCCTCCCTCTTCTGTCCCATGTAATTTATATGTAATTAAATGGTTTATTATGTTGATAAGTCAatcataaaattaaataaatgaacaaaaaatgagaatcgaaattttttaaaaaaaaataaaaagtttcgCCTAGATCCAAGTTTTTGACCTCTATTTATTCCttttagtttatctccttacttaTATTATTGATTCAATGTTCAtcgtttcttgtttctttgatctTCCAGTGACTATTCACGTGTCAGAATTTTTACTAATTTGTGTCATTTTCCTGTGGTTAGTTTCTACATAGCAGCACCTTTATCACTTTGCAGCATTTGGTTGCCAGCAGTGTTCGAATATGCAGCAGATGTAGTGGCTGAGTTTATTGTCAGAGGCAAGAATCAGATGCCTGCTGTTGAATTTGATTGGTGGGGATATTTGAATCCTCTTATGAAGCTTGGGTGGCGCCAATGGATTGGTGCTGCTATATTTTTCTGGGGTTGGATTCATCAGCTCCGTTGTCATGCCATTCTTGTGAGTGTTATGTCTCTGAAAATCAGTTGCTTGGTTTTAACATGATGTTAGCataagaaataatttttattctttGATGACTATGATAAGATAGTattctatataaaatataaaattaaaattaaaatactgATCAGATTGGAGCAACTGGCAGTTGATTGCAAATGGACAGTTGTAGTGAATAGTGATTGATGAGGAATCTGTTTCTTCATATGTTGGACAGAGGTGCTGAATACATCTCTTGTTCATTTCTCCAAAAGAAGGATTCCCCAGTGAGATGGTGGAAATTGAATATATATGCAGTGTAGAAAAGTGCTTTTGATGTAGTTTTATTGTTATCATAAGCAAACCCTCTTTGTAAAGGTTCAGGGTCAGGGTAGAAATTCTTTGAAACAGAAGCCTGTAGTTTTTAGGTGGGAATGGATTGATTTTTTTCCAGAGTGCTAGTTTCTCTGGTTCTGCCATTTATCCCTATCTCACAGTTAGGGGAAGAGGGATGACAAAGTGAGCATAATCAGGAGCACTACTTGAATTTCCAGTGCAGCTACCATGCCATTTTTCACTGACATTTTTAAATATTGATCAGGGCTCACTACGTGCACACACTGAACAAGAATATGTTATCCCGCATGGTGATTGGTTTGAAATCGTTTCTTCTCCCCACTACCTGGCTGAAATCgtgagtctctctctctctctctctctctacatgcGCACGCACACATTTACGTGTGCTAATGACTTCCCACATATCTTTGTTACTCCTGACCATTGGATTCTTTGGTGTTCGATCTTTAAAAACCTCGTGGTCTATGAAATAATTTCACCACTCCTCCTGGGAGTGAAACTGTAGAAAATATTTGTATTGTGGATTATGTAGTTTATTGCTTGGGGCTAACATTTTCAGGCCTAATTGcttttcttctgctcattcttccgTTTTTTTATCCAATGGCTAGCTCTTCTAACTGCTGCCATGCTAATACTGAAGGTTATATATGCTGGTCTTGTGGTTGCTAGCGGTGGTACTGACCTCACAGTCTGGTTACTTTTTGAATTTGTGGTAATTTTTCCTTGCCAGAGATTTAAAACATTCAGAAATGTTTTTGAATTTGTGCTTTCTTGGAAGCCTGAAGCTTTTGTCTTGCCATGGCAGGTAGCAAACCTGGCGTTTGCAGCAGCAGAAACCCATAGATGGTATCTCCATAAATTCGACAACTACCCAAGAGGCAGATTCGCGATTATTCCATTTGTTTACTAATGTATATGCTTTTCATCCACAAAGTTTCTGTAATTACTTTTCAGTGCAATTTACTCGAGGGAGTAGAGGAACATTTTGGTTCTCTGCATATTAATAAACTCTTATCAAGACAGGGGGCTAAATACCCTTTGTATCATAAAGCAGAGGATGTTTCATCTGCACATTTTCTCTTTTTGTAGAAAATGAAATGATAAACTTGTTGGAACTTGTGGAGTTTTTGAATGAAAGGAAAACTATACACACATTGTGGCGTAAGAAGCCAATTACTTGATAATTGCAGTTGTAAAATGTGTATATTGTATAATTGGTTAAGAGCTGCCTTGTTTGATTGGTTGTGTTCAAAGCTCCGTTTGCCCCTGTTTCTAtcttccttttaaaaaataactgaataataaataaacaagaaGTTGCtgattggggaaaaaaaaaatctctctttTTTTCCCAAGGGGGCAACAAAACTTATTCATTTTCTGTCGCCTTTTCGAGTTTACAAAAATTGTTCATTTTCTGTGGCCTTTCTGAATTTAAAACCCCATCCATGCAATAACATCATTTTGAATCCATTCTGTTTGAATTGGTGCTTTCTCCAACATGTATCTTGCCATTAGGCATGTTGGGTCTTGCTTGCTTTTCTTTTAATAGCTATGGTTCTATCCATCTATCAAGTATGATTTAAGAATCAATATTGATCAAGTGTTACATGGGTAGCTCAACACATTTTCTTTATTTGTTAAATCGAGCCAGAGATACATAAGCCTAAGAAGAAATAATGATCCACTCTCTTATTAGACCAAAAGAAGTAGCAGCTTACAAAATTACAGATATGCTTAGGCATATGGATCTACGCCTCAAGTCTTGGCACATTGATTTGTTCTATAATTCTAATCCATGTTTTTTATGAGATTCATGTCCTCTTGGTTCAGCTTAAACTCAAGAGCTTGGAGGTTCTCTTTCAATCTCCCCAGTTTCGATGTCTTCGAGATGACAACGGTGTTCCGTTGGTTGCCCCACTAGTGGACAATCTGAGCCACCGTCCTCTTTTATTTCTCAGCCAAACCCTGACATCATAGAAATTGAGCTTTACCTAGTAGTCAAAAGAGAAGGGTGAAGGAAAAATAATTAAGAATGGCCTCCACTTCTAAAACTAAATGGGTaaattttgtaacgccccaagcTAAATTTGTTATGGAGCACAGCGTCTCTCCTTCCTCTACCTGAACCAGACAATacgggcgggccttatcggactaatgactggccccacagaccaacacatgtcattttcaatgtgttttgtcctcactcacacacttcttgaaaaaacTTCTCAaaaggtcactcatcccaagattactccaagccaagcatgcttaaccgtggagttcttatgtgaaggctcctgaaaagaaatgtgcaccttattgatatgggtagtaacatctaatcctttttaagtttttcttccatggggtatcacattctcccccacttacagaacgcaatgTCCTCGTTGTGAACTcacacatttccaaacccaggcgatgtgaatttcatcacacttccagctgggtaattgctctgataccatttctCGATTTGTGCGTGTCATCCTTGCGCAGGGGCCATGCTCTGTATAGTTCCAATTTTATCGGATGTCTATTTTCACTTGTTTAATTGAGTAGGATTATAAATGAGTCGTGTCATTTTATATTAATGGATCATGAATGGGTAAATGAAACTtagcctgtgatgcacttaatgtcctatttttttcacacatagccggtcccaagcccaggTTAaagaggagggttgcgttaggtagctaatagtcagcgtaaaatttgtcaaatgaatccttaccgaatatttgtcggggcgtcccctacgagcgacgtgttgcacttgaaccacccggatgtagcgaaaagtgggcgagggtgggctaggtcgtcgccttGAAGCAACGCGCCGTGTTGGCGCCTACGtacagtgtcaaatatgcgagggttcctgcattaTTCCGAACGTGGGCAAGTAAAGACGTTAGAAAcaaggattagattagcaacttggaatatagggacacttacatgtaaaagcatggaaattatggatacaatgattagaaaaagaattaatataattttccttcaagaaactaagtgggtgggggagaaagctaaagaaatcgataaatcgggatttaaactttggtacactggaaaagaaaaacataagaatggagtaggcattattatagacaaaaacttaaaagatagcgttgtcgatgtaactagagtaagggatagaattataaaaatcaagatggttttagaacaagagataataaatatcattagtgcttatgctcctcaagttggttTAACagaaaaatcttaaaagacaattttgggaagatatgaatagtattatatAAGGCATACCAGGGCCGAGAAAATAAATATAAGAGGGGATCTAAATgcacacgttggaagagataataaaaattatgagaggatacatagaggatatggatatggagacaaaaataagtctggagagatgatcttagactttgctatgtcatatgattttagtataatgaatacttgttttaagaagagagaagaacacttaataacctttaaaa
The sequence above is a segment of the Malania oleifera isolate guangnan ecotype guangnan chromosome 8, ASM2987363v1, whole genome shotgun sequence genome. Coding sequences within it:
- the LOC131162386 gene encoding polyprenol reductase 2-like isoform X1, which encodes MDFPRLVGLLRLAWVAGTLPILIALMPSYGLSSFREVLLGFAKRGKTMQSSSHRFTVPQKFFLHFYVVAVVWTTFLVLVTSFYAYKMVPLVSEPLDYSTIASELAGGSHISSLYESQSIRGKLINSVWQSLFLLLLMEVQVLRRLYESIFVLNYSPSARMHISGYLTGMFFYIAAPLSLCSIWLPAVFEYAADVVAEFIVRGKNQMPAVEFDWWGYLNPLMKLGWRQWIGAAIFFWGWIHQLRCHAILGSLRAHTEQEYVIPHGDWFEIVSSPHYLAEIVIYAGLVVASGGTDLTVWLLFEFVVANLAFAAAETHRWYLHKFDNYPRGRFAIIPFVY
- the LOC131162386 gene encoding polyprenol reductase 2-like isoform X2, whose translation is MDFPRLVGLLRLAWVAGTLPILIALMPSYGLSSFREVLLGFAKRGKTMQSSSHRFTVPQKFFLHFYVVAVVWTTFLVLVTSFYAYKMVPLVSEPLDYSTIASELAGGSHISSLYESQSIRGKLINSVWQSLFLLLLMEVQVLRRLYESIFVLNYSPSARMHISGYLTGMFFYIAAPLSLCSIWLPAVFEYAADVVAEFIVRGKNQMPAVEFDWWGYLNPLMKLGWRQWIGAAIFFWGWIHQLRCHAILVIYAGLVVASGGTDLTVWLLFEFVVANLAFAAAETHRWYLHKFDNYPRGRFAIIPFVY